One window from the genome of Desertifilum tharense IPPAS B-1220 encodes:
- a CDS encoding holo-ACP synthase: protein MTLTIHLGTDLVYIPRIQATLDRFGERFLQRVYTLSEQQDYKQRVSQPETGLGKTPRSRVLARTNRAAIHYLAGRWAAKEAVAKALGTGFAGVRYTDIEIQRLDSGVPQVQLSPTLSAQIAVWGRCCWQLSLSHDQDYCIAVAIAVCTPSKEQT, encoded by the coding sequence GTGACTTTGACTATCCATCTGGGAACTGACCTGGTTTATATTCCCCGGATTCAAGCAACTTTAGACCGCTTTGGCGAGCGGTTTTTGCAACGAGTCTATACGTTGAGCGAACAACAAGACTATAAGCAACGGGTTTCTCAGCCAGAAACGGGTCTAGGTAAAACGCCGCGAAGCCGCGTGCTAGCGCGAACCAATCGCGCGGCGATTCACTACTTAGCAGGGCGTTGGGCAGCCAAAGAGGCTGTAGCGAAAGCACTAGGAACGGGCTTTGCAGGAGTGCGTTATACCGATATTGAAATTCAGCGCCTCGACTCCGGAGTTCCTCAAGTACAGCTTTCACCTACACTCTCAGCTCAAATTGCAGTTTGGGGTCGCTGCTGTTGGCAACTCAGCCTCAGTCATGACCAAGATTACTGTATTGCAGTTGCGATCGCTGTTTGTACGCCGTCCAAGGAGCAAACTTAG
- the pipX gene encoding transcriptional coactivator PipX — protein MSGEIYLSHPTFGLLYRVCIIEEGRELFTTLYAQRLFFLVISSPTGIKFEPTSRTDARILVENRLRLLRRAGQSHDYDQLMVIHKRTFQ, from the coding sequence ATGTCCGGTGAAATTTACCTGAGCCATCCCACCTTTGGTTTGCTCTATCGAGTCTGCATTATCGAAGAAGGTCGGGAACTGTTTACCACCCTCTACGCCCAACGTCTATTTTTCTTAGTGATCTCTAGCCCAACAGGGATTAAATTTGAACCCACTAGCCGTACTGACGCTCGTATCTTAGTCGAAAATCGCTTGCGCTTGCTCCGTCGAGCCGGTCAATCGCACGATTACGATCAACTCATGGTCATTCACAAACGCACCTTTCAATGA
- a CDS encoding YggS family pyridoxal phosphate-dependent enzyme, with amino-acid sequence MTSLNLTGTIAERLETLRATLPPRVKLIAVTKQVSVAAMREAYQAGVRDFGESRIQEATQKQAELQDLPDINWHLIGHLQSNKAKSALLLFQWIHSVDSLKLAQRLDSLAGELSCQPQVCLQVKIASDPNKFGFSVTELMESLPALNGCQHLQIRGLMSIPPLGLSEAETLKFFERTAELASKIEQQSWSHIHLQHLSMGMSEDYGLAIQAGSTFIRLGRALFGERT; translated from the coding sequence ATGACCTCCCTCAACTTAACTGGCACCATTGCTGAACGCCTAGAGACCCTACGCGCAACTCTTCCTCCTCGCGTTAAACTCATTGCTGTCACCAAACAGGTTTCGGTTGCAGCCATGCGCGAAGCCTATCAAGCTGGGGTGCGAGACTTTGGTGAAAGCCGGATTCAAGAAGCCACGCAAAAACAAGCTGAGTTACAAGACCTACCCGATATTAACTGGCATCTCATCGGTCACTTACAAAGCAATAAAGCCAAATCGGCTCTCTTGCTCTTTCAATGGATTCATTCGGTGGATAGCCTGAAACTCGCTCAACGTCTCGACTCCCTAGCCGGAGAGCTATCCTGCCAGCCGCAGGTTTGTTTGCAAGTCAAAATTGCCAGCGATCCCAACAAATTCGGTTTTAGCGTTACCGAACTGATGGAGAGCTTGCCCGCGCTCAACGGCTGCCAGCATTTGCAAATTCGCGGATTGATGAGCATTCCGCCCTTGGGTTTGAGCGAAGCTGAAACTTTGAAATTTTTCGAGCGCACTGCTGAATTAGCGAGTAAGATCGAGCAGCAAAGTTGGTCGCACATTCATCTCCAACATCTTTCAATGGGAATGTCTGAAGATTATGGGCTAGCCATTCAAGCTGGATCGACCTTTATTCGCCTAGGTCGAGCCTTATTTGGCGAACGAACCTAA
- a CDS encoding cell division protein SepF codes for MNNLFSKLRDFVGMNDPVYEYGYDEVEADEYQNIYREEHSQPIPEEEPRSRRRLRDSATSDRFSRPDISSESGVGTSSMNNVIGMPGAVNGMSEVVVMEPRSFEEMPQAIQALRERKSVVLNLTMMDPDQAQRAVDFVAGGTYAIDGHQERVGESIFLFTPSCVQVRTQSGSTQEMPQPQVRPVRPANPAPAPAWTEESARMA; via the coding sequence ATGAATAATTTATTTTCCAAGCTACGAGACTTTGTCGGTATGAATGACCCTGTTTATGAATATGGTTATGACGAAGTAGAAGCCGACGAGTATCAAAACATCTACAGAGAAGAACATTCGCAGCCGATCCCTGAAGAAGAACCGCGCAGTCGCCGTCGCCTGCGGGATTCTGCGACATCGGATCGCTTTAGTCGCCCCGACATTAGCTCAGAATCAGGAGTAGGAACCTCTAGCATGAACAACGTGATTGGAATGCCCGGTGCTGTTAATGGCATGTCTGAAGTGGTGGTGATGGAGCCTCGCTCTTTTGAAGAAATGCCGCAAGCAATTCAAGCCTTAAGAGAGCGCAAGTCCGTGGTTCTCAATCTAACGATGATGGACCCAGATCAAGCCCAACGGGCTGTTGACTTTGTGGCTGGCGGTACCTATGCAATTGACGGCCATCAAGAACGGGTTGGAGAAAGCATTTTCTTATTTACACCAAGCTGCGTTCAGGTGAGAACTCAAAGCGGTTCGACTCAAGAAATGCCTCAACCGCAAGTGCGTCCGGTTCGCCCTGCAAATCCGGCTCCGGCTCCCGCGTGGACAGAAGAGTCCGCACGGATGGCTTAA
- the proC gene encoding pyrroline-5-carboxylate reductase codes for MTKLGIIGGGVMGEALLSRLLARGVYQPTEVRVSEPNAQRREVLAAQYGVQVTAENREAAAAPVLLLAIKPQIFAAVTSELADGSMSLIVSILAGVPLNKLEEAFPGKAAIRAMPNTPATVGQGMTAIAANAQTSPEQLAQAKAIFQAVGEVVEVPEYQMDAVTGLSGSGPGYIAILIEALTDGGVYAGLPRAIAAQLALQTVLGTAQLIRETGWHPAELKDRVTSPGGTTIAGIAQLERSGFRSALIEAVKAAEGRSRELGS; via the coding sequence ATGACCAAACTTGGGATTATTGGAGGCGGCGTGATGGGGGAAGCTCTCCTATCCCGTCTCCTAGCACGAGGAGTTTATCAGCCAACTGAGGTAAGGGTTAGCGAACCCAATGCCCAACGCCGCGAAGTTCTGGCTGCTCAGTATGGGGTGCAGGTGACGGCGGAAAATCGCGAAGCGGCTGCCGCTCCGGTGTTGTTGTTGGCGATTAAGCCGCAAATTTTTGCCGCCGTCACTTCAGAATTGGCGGATGGCTCTATGTCTTTAATTGTGTCAATTCTAGCGGGCGTGCCTCTCAACAAATTAGAGGAGGCTTTTCCGGGGAAAGCGGCGATCCGAGCGATGCCGAATACGCCTGCAACTGTGGGACAGGGGATGACGGCGATCGCAGCGAATGCCCAAACCTCCCCCGAACAACTTGCCCAAGCCAAGGCGATTTTTCAAGCGGTGGGCGAAGTGGTCGAAGTCCCCGAATACCAGATGGATGCAGTCACTGGATTGTCAGGTTCGGGGCCTGGATATATTGCAATTTTAATCGAAGCCTTGACAGATGGCGGCGTTTATGCTGGCTTGCCGAGAGCGATCGCTGCTCAACTGGCCTTGCAAACCGTCTTAGGCACCGCCCAACTGATCCGCGAAACAGGTTGGCATCCAGCCGAATTAAAGGATCGCGTCACCAGTCCAGGCGGCACCACGATCGCCGGGATCGCTCAATTAGAGCGTTCTGGCTTCCGTTCGGCATTAATAGAAGCCGTCAAAGCCGCCGAAGGGCGATCGCGAGAGTTAGGTTCTTAG
- a CDS encoding metallophosphoesterase family protein, translating to MRYLQFAQFSNGMLLGIGVILLWVVVFLLRWVIPSFFMVQAQLLTDPFLQFPTEDSVRVVWFTEFAGSQHALQYGERLQQTAIATTTQLSRVREDGKSRVGQQTEDGQIYQQPVKREIWRHEAIATGLTPGQRLPYRVTSIGETGESISSQTFTLAPLPPPGTPLKILLTSDHQLMPMTPANLQKVAETVGRVDAIFFAGDLVNHPDRASEWFDDNRGLAFFPALQGRTRATLTKGGIRATYTGGSLIQHAPLFPAVGNHEIMGRFSTETGINDQFNDAYPREAAKQLYPLADLEEIKDRSFNIDTYSEIFSLPERSGQKQPYYAVTFGDIRLIVLYVTNIWRSPDLSPGTRGRYQEREQDLENPEKWGYGQHIFEPIQQGSPQYQWLTQELQRPEFQQAKYKIVMFHHPPHTLGDNIVPAYTDPVQIKERDATGEITQIRYEYPKEADYIIRDLVPLLERAGVQFVLYGHSHLWNRFMSPQGMHFLETSNVGNTYGAAWNEQKRPVPSGYREEYVAVGDPNGLMPIVPTLSPLRDSNGEPLPYIASNEITAFSILDTVTGIVSSYYFDTKRPNSMPIAFDEFAIAP from the coding sequence ATGCGCTACCTTCAGTTTGCTCAGTTCAGTAACGGGATGCTCCTGGGGATTGGGGTTATTTTATTATGGGTTGTGGTGTTTCTCTTGCGATGGGTGATTCCCAGTTTCTTTATGGTGCAAGCGCAGTTGTTGACCGATCCGTTCCTGCAATTCCCCACCGAAGATTCTGTGCGGGTGGTTTGGTTTACTGAGTTTGCAGGGTCTCAGCACGCCTTGCAATATGGGGAAAGGTTGCAACAAACGGCGATCGCCACTACAACTCAACTTAGCCGAGTCCGCGAGGATGGAAAATCTCGCGTGGGTCAACAAACCGAAGATGGGCAAATTTACCAGCAACCGGTCAAACGAGAAATTTGGAGACACGAAGCGATCGCCACTGGGTTAACGCCGGGACAGCGCCTTCCCTACCGCGTCACCAGCATCGGAGAAACCGGAGAAAGTATCAGCAGCCAAACCTTTACGCTTGCCCCTTTACCGCCCCCAGGAACCCCTTTAAAGATTCTCTTGACCTCCGATCATCAATTAATGCCAATGACGCCTGCAAACCTGCAAAAGGTAGCAGAAACCGTGGGAAGAGTCGATGCCATTTTTTTTGCTGGGGATCTGGTTAACCATCCCGATCGCGCTTCTGAGTGGTTTGATGATAATCGAGGTTTAGCCTTTTTCCCCGCTTTACAGGGGCGGACGCGAGCTACGCTAACTAAAGGTGGGATTCGTGCAACCTATACGGGCGGATCGTTAATTCAACATGCCCCCTTATTTCCGGCGGTCGGAAATCATGAAATTATGGGGCGGTTTTCGACGGAAACGGGCATTAATGACCAGTTTAACGATGCTTATCCTCGCGAGGCGGCTAAACAGCTTTATCCCCTAGCCGATCTGGAGGAGATTAAAGATCGTTCCTTTAATATTGATACGTACTCAGAAATTTTTTCTTTACCCGAACGTTCCGGTCAGAAACAACCGTACTATGCTGTTACTTTTGGCGATATCCGTTTAATTGTTCTCTACGTAACCAACATTTGGCGATCGCCCGATCTCTCTCCCGGAACGAGGGGACGCTATCAAGAACGCGAACAAGACCTGGAAAACCCAGAAAAATGGGGTTATGGCCAGCATATCTTTGAACCCATCCAACAGGGTAGCCCGCAATATCAGTGGCTAACCCAAGAGTTACAGCGACCGGAGTTTCAGCAAGCCAAGTATAAAATAGTCATGTTTCACCATCCGCCTCATACCCTCGGTGATAACATCGTCCCGGCCTATACCGATCCGGTGCAGATAAAAGAACGCGATGCCACTGGGGAAATTACGCAAATTCGCTACGAATATCCCAAAGAAGCCGACTATATTATTCGCGATCTCGTACCTTTACTGGAACGCGCAGGCGTTCAGTTCGTCTTATATGGTCATTCCCACTTATGGAATCGGTTCATGAGTCCTCAAGGAATGCACTTTTTGGAAACCTCAAATGTTGGAAATACTTACGGCGCAGCCTGGAACGAGCAAAAACGCCCGGTTCCAAGCGGGTACCGAGAGGAATATGTGGCGGTTGGCGATCCTAATGGCTTAATGCCGATCGTACCGACTCTCTCTCCTCTGAGAGATTCAAACGGAGAACCCTTACCTTATATTGCGAGTAACGAGATTACGGCGTTCAGTATTTTGGACACGGTAACGGGCATTGTGAGCAGTTACTATTTTGATACAAAACGACCGAACTCCATGCCCATTGCGTTTGATGAGTTTGCGATCGCGCCTTAG